Proteins found in one Planctomycetes bacterium MalM25 genomic segment:
- the iolG_9 gene encoding Inositol 2-dehydrogenase: MEHAKGLPVPTRRSFIQQTTAAAASAWAIPWAAPAFANASANDRPGYAQIGLGGMGRGDARGHAVFADLRALCDVDAERMRYAQTEAKDALTPEMLQQADLESDYRRLLDRSDIDIVSISTVDHWHVKIAIEAMAAGKHVFCQKPLTLTVEEGELIAAARKRYPNSIFQVGTQQRSGKQFLRAVNLVQQGLLGATKKLTVGIDGSVTGGPFPVIDVPSDFDWERWQGQTKSVPYRKERAHYQFRWWYEYSGGKFTDWGAHHVDIALWALNRNTPDLPADKRLVRIDGRDAKHPVEMIDGYPTVDDRYNTSHDFNVVCHFADGVEMAVTSRSDNGILFEGDKGRIFVNRKKLVGKPIEENWDEGQFGEEQLQGLFKGKPREWHKQNFYRCLSEGGEPVSDTESHVAAMDVCHLVGIAARLGRELEWDAEARTFPNDAQATAMLSREQRAGYEIPRL, from the coding sequence ATGGAACACGCGAAGGGGCTCCCCGTGCCGACACGCCGCTCGTTTATTCAGCAGACCACCGCCGCCGCCGCGTCCGCTTGGGCGATCCCTTGGGCGGCGCCCGCTTTCGCGAACGCGTCGGCGAACGACCGCCCCGGCTACGCGCAAATCGGCCTGGGCGGCATGGGACGCGGCGACGCCCGCGGCCACGCGGTCTTCGCCGACCTGCGGGCGCTGTGCGACGTCGACGCCGAGCGGATGCGCTACGCGCAGACCGAAGCGAAGGACGCGCTCACGCCCGAGATGCTCCAGCAAGCGGACCTCGAGAGCGACTACCGGCGGTTGCTGGATCGTTCGGACATCGACATCGTCAGCATCTCGACGGTCGATCACTGGCACGTGAAGATCGCGATCGAGGCGATGGCCGCCGGTAAACACGTCTTCTGCCAGAAGCCGCTCACGCTCACGGTCGAAGAGGGCGAGCTCATCGCCGCCGCGCGAAAGCGGTATCCCAACTCGATCTTCCAGGTCGGGACGCAGCAGCGATCGGGCAAGCAGTTCCTCCGCGCCGTGAACCTGGTCCAGCAGGGCCTGCTGGGCGCCACGAAGAAGCTGACCGTGGGGATCGACGGCTCGGTCACCGGCGGGCCCTTCCCGGTGATCGATGTGCCAAGCGACTTCGATTGGGAACGTTGGCAGGGCCAAACCAAGAGCGTGCCGTATCGCAAGGAGCGCGCTCATTATCAGTTCCGCTGGTGGTACGAGTACTCCGGCGGCAAATTCACCGACTGGGGCGCGCACCACGTCGACATCGCGCTGTGGGCGCTCAACCGCAACACGCCCGACTTGCCGGCCGACAAGCGGCTCGTCCGCATCGACGGTCGCGACGCGAAGCACCCGGTCGAGATGATCGACGGTTACCCCACGGTCGATGACCGCTACAACACGTCGCACGACTTCAACGTGGTCTGCCACTTCGCCGACGGCGTCGAGATGGCGGTCACCAGCCGCAGCGACAACGGCATCCTGTTCGAGGGCGACAAGGGGCGGATCTTCGTGAACCGCAAGAAGCTGGTCGGCAAGCCGATCGAGGAGAACTGGGACGAAGGCCAGTTCGGCGAAGAGCAGTTGCAAGGGCTCTTCAAGGGCAAGCCACGCGAGTGGCACAAGCAGAACTTCTACCGCTGCCTCAGCGAGGGGGGCGAGCCGGTCTCCGACACCGAGTCGCACGTCGCCGCGATGGACGTCTGCCACCTCGTGGGGATCGCCGCCCGGCTCGGTCGCGAGCTCGAGTGGGACGCCGAGGCACGCACCTTCCCGAACGACGCGCAGGCGACCGCGATGCTCAGCCGCGAGCAGCGCGCCGGCTACGAGATCCCGCGGTTGTAA
- the xcpT_22 gene encoding Type II secretion system protein G precursor → MRRPRGFTLVELLVVIAVIGVLVALLLPAVQAARESARRTECKSHLKQVGLAFEMYLESRGGSKAKFPLVAVLPESINPDELPGLHDVLMPFAESNVEMWECPSDDGPDGGDGVSYFEREGLSYDYPVVSVANKTRQQVLSKSGGGSLDSSSRVLIVFDRQAFHGSRGQNGATNYLYLDGHVDALTVNED, encoded by the coding sequence ATGCGTCGCCCACGCGGTTTCACGCTCGTTGAGCTGCTGGTCGTGATCGCCGTGATCGGCGTCCTCGTCGCGCTGCTGCTGCCGGCGGTGCAGGCGGCGCGGGAGTCGGCTCGGCGGACGGAGTGCAAGAGCCACCTCAAGCAGGTCGGCCTCGCCTTCGAGATGTACCTCGAGTCCCGCGGCGGCTCGAAGGCGAAGTTCCCGCTGGTCGCCGTGCTCCCCGAGTCGATCAACCCGGACGAACTGCCGGGATTGCACGACGTGCTCATGCCCTTCGCCGAGTCGAACGTCGAGATGTGGGAGTGCCCGAGCGACGACGGACCCGATGGCGGGGACGGCGTCAGCTACTTCGAGCGCGAGGGGCTCAGCTACGACTACCCGGTGGTGAGCGTCGCCAACAAGACGCGGCAACAGGTCCTCTCGAAGAGCGGCGGTGGGTCGCTCGACAGTTCGAGCCGGGTGCTGATCGTCTTCGACCGTCAGGCGTTCCACGGGTCGCGCGGCCAGAACGGGGCCACCAACTACCTCTACCTCGACGGGCACGTCGATGCGTTGACCGTGAACGAGGACTAG
- the iolE_3 gene encoding Inosose dehydratase: protein MSRPVTLFTGQWADLPLEKLAPMAADFGYQGLELACWGDHFEVDKAIDDPNYLVEKRALLDRYDLECHAISNHLAGQCVCDAIDERHQSILPPRLWGDGKPEGVNARCVEEMKNTARAAQKFGVKVVNGFTGSSIWPLLYSFPPVPDSMIDEGFAYFAQCWNPILDVFDECGVRFALEVHPTEIAFDIYTAERALEAIDRREAFGFNFDPSHLIWQGVDPVEFIRAFPDRQYHVHVKDALVTLNGRTGILASHYNFGDPRRGWDFRSPGHGGVNFEEIIRALNVVGYQGPLSVEWEDSGMDREYGARDAAAFVKRMDFAPSNVAFDAAMAEQGEA from the coding sequence ATGTCCCGTCCCGTCACGCTGTTCACCGGCCAGTGGGCCGATCTGCCGCTCGAGAAGCTCGCGCCGATGGCGGCCGATTTCGGCTACCAGGGCCTCGAGCTCGCCTGCTGGGGCGATCATTTCGAGGTTGATAAAGCGATCGACGACCCGAACTATCTGGTCGAGAAGCGGGCCCTCCTGGACCGCTACGACCTGGAGTGTCACGCGATCAGCAACCACCTCGCCGGGCAGTGCGTCTGCGACGCGATCGACGAGCGGCACCAGTCGATCCTGCCGCCCCGCCTGTGGGGCGACGGCAAGCCCGAGGGCGTGAACGCCCGCTGCGTTGAGGAGATGAAGAACACGGCCCGCGCCGCGCAGAAGTTCGGCGTGAAGGTCGTGAACGGCTTCACGGGCTCGAGCATCTGGCCGCTGCTCTACTCGTTCCCGCCCGTGCCCGATTCGATGATCGACGAGGGCTTCGCCTACTTCGCGCAGTGCTGGAACCCGATCCTCGACGTCTTCGACGAGTGCGGCGTCCGGTTTGCGCTCGAAGTCCACCCGACCGAGATCGCCTTCGACATCTACACCGCCGAGCGCGCCCTCGAGGCGATCGACCGTCGCGAGGCGTTCGGCTTCAACTTCGACCCGAGCCACCTCATCTGGCAAGGCGTCGACCCGGTCGAGTTCATCCGGGCGTTCCCGGATCGGCAGTACCACGTGCACGTGAAGGACGCGCTGGTGACGCTCAACGGACGCACCGGCATCCTCGCCAGCCACTACAACTTCGGCGATCCCCGCCGCGGCTGGGACTTCCGCTCGCCCGGGCACGGGGGGGTGAACTTCGAGGAGATCATCCGGGCGCTGAACGTGGTGGGCTATCAGGGCCCGCTGTCGGTCGAGTGGGAGGACAGCGGCATGGACCGCGAGTACGGCGCCCGCGACGCGGCGGCGTTCGTGAAGCGGATGGACTTCGCGCCGAGCAACGTGGCGTTCGACGCGGCGATGGCCGAGCAAGGCGAGGCGTAG
- the cspL gene encoding Cold shock protein 2, which yields MTGTVKKLTEKGFGFIEGQGGDIFFHCSAVLDDGYDNLREGQEVEYTEGQGPKGPRAENIKPVE from the coding sequence TTGACTGGTACGGTTAAGAAGCTGACTGAGAAAGGTTTTGGGTTCATCGAGGGTCAGGGGGGAGACATCTTCTTCCACTGCTCAGCGGTGCTGGACGACGGTTACGACAACCTGCGCGAAGGCCAGGAAGTCGAGTACACCGAAGGGCAGGGTCCGAAGGGACCGCGTGCCGAGAACATCAAGCCGGTCGAGTGA
- the yxlF_4 gene encoding putative ABC transporter ATP-binding protein YxlF, with translation MIRVENLWHHYGVRPILRDVCFTVETGELVVLLGPNGMGKSTLLGCLAGVLWPQRGHVEFDGVRRRQSVQEEHALRKRIAYLPDDSWLPMQKTGREFLLAVGQLYDLDGFRLFDHADRLLSLFQLTEKADAAISGYSTGQRKKIALASALITEAPYLLLDEPFSGGLDPAGILALKTVLKRLSEESDRTIVMTTPVPELVEELADRVAIIREGELTAFDTQQGLIEKAGVGDSLERALQELTFPDVLAGLESYFLPGDLPPDAEIREVDP, from the coding sequence ATGATCCGAGTCGAGAACCTCTGGCACCACTACGGCGTCCGCCCCATCCTGCGTGACGTTTGTTTCACCGTCGAAACGGGCGAGCTGGTCGTGCTGCTGGGGCCCAACGGGATGGGCAAGTCGACCCTCCTGGGCTGCCTCGCGGGGGTGCTGTGGCCGCAGCGCGGGCACGTCGAGTTCGACGGCGTGCGTCGGCGACAGTCGGTTCAGGAAGAGCACGCGCTCCGCAAGCGGATCGCCTACCTGCCCGACGACTCGTGGCTGCCTATGCAGAAGACGGGACGCGAGTTCCTGCTGGCGGTGGGGCAGCTCTACGATCTCGACGGCTTCCGCCTGTTCGATCACGCCGACCGGCTGCTCTCGCTGTTCCAACTCACCGAGAAAGCCGACGCGGCGATCAGTGGTTACTCCACGGGACAACGCAAGAAGATCGCCCTGGCGTCGGCGTTGATCACCGAAGCGCCCTACCTGCTGCTCGATGAGCCCTTCTCGGGCGGCCTGGACCCGGCCGGCATCCTTGCCCTGAAAACGGTGCTCAAGCGCCTGAGTGAGGAGAGCGATCGAACGATCGTCATGACCACGCCGGTCCCCGAGCTGGTCGAAGAACTCGCGGACCGGGTCGCCATCATCCGCGAAGGGGAGCTAACGGCCTTCGACACGCAGCAAGGCCTTATCGAGAAGGCAGGAGTGGGCGACTCGCTCGAGCGAGCGCTGCAAGAGCTGACTTTCCCCGATGTGCTCGCCGGCTTGGAGAGCTACTTTCTCCCCGGCGACTTGCCACCCGATGCGGAGATCCGGGAGGTTGATCCATGA